The DNA sequence GCCAGGGAGAACCTTCAGCATCCTCTACCTTTAATAATGTTTGGGGTGGTCTTTACGGAACATTAAAAAATGCCCGTTTAGTCATCGAAAAATGTTCTGCAGGTGGTAGTCAGGAAGGAAATCAGATTACGAAAGGGGTTGCAGAAGTACTTGCTGCTTATAATTCAGGAATAATTGCTGATATGTTTGGAAATGCACCATGGAGTCAAGCTGCACTTCCTTCAAAAACAGGAGCTCCTGTCTACATGAATCCTAAAATCGATACTCAGGAAGAGATCTATGCTGGAATCATGAAATATCTGGATGATGCAATTATTGATCTACAAGGGACTGATGCCCATGCAACCGGACCTCTTGGAACATACGATTTGCTATATGGTGGAAATAAAGCCAAATGGTTAAAATTTGCATATGGATTAAAAGCACGCTATACCATGCATTTGTTAAAGAAATCAGCCAATGTAGCTACCACGCTGCAAACTGTAATTGACTGTGCTGATAAATCATTTAAATCTGCTGACGAACAAGCTGCTTTTGCCATCTACGATGCATCTAACCTTAATCCTACATTCGATTTCCAATGGAGTCGTGATGGTTTAGCTGCAAGTGAAAGTATGTCTCAAAAGCTTATAGAACGCAATGATCCACGCTTACGTCGTGTATTTGTTGATGCTAATTGGAATCAAATAACAGGAGCTGATGACGCGAACTTTTATATGGCTCCTAATGGAGAAAACGATCAGGTTAAATACACATATAATACATCTGTCTTTGTATTTTCACAAACTGCTCCTACTTTAATGATGAGCTACCATGAAGTTATGTTCCTGAAAGCTGAAGCTCTTTGTCGTCTGAACAAAGCAACTGAAGCAGAAGCTGTATTGGAAAGTGCCGTTGTAGCTGCTATCGCAAATACTGAAAATAGTGTTGCTGCTGCTATGAATGCGCCATCTGTTCTGGGTTATGGCGGTCTTTCAGAAACATCTGACGCCATTTCAGAAACAGAAGCTATGGACTATTTTGATACAAGTGTAAAACCTCTTTTTACAGCCAATCCGCTAAAAGAAACAATGAATCAGAAATATCTTGCATTCTTTGGCGCCTCGGGCGAATCAACCGAATGTTATAATGACATTCGCAGATTGAAAGGATTAGGTGAGAACTTGATAAAGTTAAATAACCCAAATCAATTTCCACTTCGCTGCCCATACGGTAACGATGACACAACAACTAACCCAGAAGTTAAAACCGCTTATGGAACAGGTCAGTATGTTTATACTGAACCAGTTTGGTGGGCCGGTGGCACCAGATAGTTGATGTAAAAATTGCATAAAAACTAACGGCCGACTTTTTTTAAGTCGGCCGCTTTTTATATTGATTTGCCAGCAAAATCATTGCTAATCTGGTACAATTTAATAGATCCCCTTTATAATCTATTCGATCAATTCTTCTGGATAGCAGCATTAAACCGAAACCCAATTCCATGAAGGTTTAGTATTTTGATGTTTTCGTCACTACTTAAATATTTTCGTAACCGGGAAATAAAAACATCCAGACTTCGACCCAAATAATAATCATCTGATCCCCAAACTTGTATTAAAATATCTGATCGACTCAATACCTTGTTTGGGTTATCGCAGAAATACCGCAAAAGTTCGGCTTCTTTGTATGTTAAAGTTTTGCGTTCTCCGTTGCAATCCAAATTCAGACTATCGAAGTAAAAATTAAAACGTCCTACTTTGTAATAATTCTGATCATTATTCGCCTCCCCAATATTCAGGCTTCGTTTCAGGAATACACGGATTTTAAGTAGTAACTCTTCCATGCTGAAAGGCTTGGTCATGTAATCATCGCCTCCAATAGTTAGTCCGTTAATCCGATCTTCAGTCATCGAACGTGCGGTTAAGAATATAATTGGGACATGATCATCAATTTCCCTGATTTCTTTGGCCAAGGTAAAACCATCCTTCTTGGGCAGCATAACATCTAATAGGCACAAACTAAATTTATCTGATTTAAAAAGAACCATAGCCGATTCACCATCCTCTGCCGAAGTCACCACATAACCGTTTTGTTCCAAATTATCTTTGATAATAAAGTTAAGGGTTTGATCGTCCTCAACCAGTAATATTTTTTCACCTTGATAGATCATTTCGTTGATTTCTTAGTTTCAACGATAAAAGTACTTCCTTTCATCGAATTTTCGATCACTTTTATTCGCCAACCATGCCTCAATACAATTTTTTTCACATAATCCAATCCAAGTCCAAACCCTTTAACATCGTGCACATTACCTGTGGGCACACGGTAAAACCGGTTGAAAATCTTTTTTCGATCCTTTGCTGGAATGCCAATTCCGTTATCATTAAATAAAATAAAATAGTGGTGCAAATCTTCATTTATCTTGATCGTGATTTCCGGAGTAACAGAACAGTACTTAATCGCATTATCGAGAATATTAAATATAAGATTCGAAAAATGAAGTTTGTCGGCCTGAATAAAAGCATTTTCAACGGAAGGCTCTAGCGTAACACTATAATTTCGGCCATTTTGACTGTTCTTAAACTCTAAAATTGCTTCAGAAATAAATGCATTCAACTCAATTTGTTCCAGATTTAATTGAAGTTTTGTTTTTTCAATAGTTGCCATTTGAAGCAATTTTTCTACATGATCGGCAAGTCGTTTATTCTGATGCCCAACAATCTTCACATATTCAGCCAGACGCTCTGGTTGTTCGCAAATTTTAGGGCTTGATAAAACCTTAGCAGCCAAATCAATTGAAGCGATAGGAGTTTTAAATTCGTGGGTCAGATTGTTAATGAAGTTTTTCTGTATCTCGCTTAATTGTTTTTGCTTAATAATTACGTACAGCGCATAGCCAAAGAAGATTACAACAAAAAATAAAATTCCGTTAAAAAAATACCAGGTCAATAATCTTGAACTGTAAAACTGTGACCGATCTGGGAAATGCACCCCAAAATAATAAGTGAATTTTTCACAGGTAGGTAAATTGCAAGCGTTCCTTTTCTTCTCAACTTTTGCCTTGACTTTATTGTATTGCTTATCATACATGATTTCCTCCATACTGCAAGAAGCAGAATCACAAGTATTTTCATCTTTAATCTTTGGCGGAATTGAATCGGATTTGACCACATCTCCATGAACCATTTTCCCCGAATTACAATCATAAATTGCAAATTCATAGGTCACGTTTAAATTTCGCTTTTTAAATTCAGTCTTTAAAAAGTGTTCCAGAAGGTTTGAGTCGATCACATTATTGACGCTTACCACATAATAATTGTTCGATATTTGCTCGACCTGACATCCATCATTCGGCTTCACCTCATGGTGAAACAGTTTTGCATTGTAATCATTAATCTGACTGGCAACACTCCTTAATGCACTGGTTGTTAGCTGATGAAATTGTTTTTCGTTGAGATCATACGAATTTTTCAGAAAGAAAAACTGGATCAACAGAATTCCCACCACCGAAATGGTAGCCATAATAATAACAAACCCAATTGAATTCCTTTTCATTTTTTAATTCTTGTATCTGATTGACCATACGAAACTACTCAAAAAACATATCTGATTTATTCATTAACATCTCATTAACAAAAGTTTGATTGTAATTAACACGAATTGAAAGAAAGGTTTTATAGATTTGTTCTTGTTGCAGAACAATAAATATAATTTGAATTTTATCTTTGATCTATCTTTTTTAAAATCTCACAGAATTTAAAATAATACTTATGAAAACCTTTTTTTCGCTATTATTGACTTTGCTACTCTGTTTGCCATTTACAAATCAGGCTCAGTCGGCTAAATCAAGAATTGCATTTGAAAAATTACAACACAATTTTGGTACATTTAAAGAAGAACTCGGAGTACAAACTGTTGCTTTTAACTTTAAAAACGACGGTGCAGTTCCTCTGATACTTAACAATGTACAAGCATCGTGTGGTTGTACTACCCCCGAATGGACCCGCGAACCTGTTGCTCCCGGAGCAAAGGGATTAATTAAAGTTAGCTACGACCCAAGGAACAGACCTGGCGTTTTTAACAAAACCATTAGGGTAAGCTCCAATGCCGAAAATGCTGATGTTGTGCTGTCAATACAAGGAGAAGTTACACCACGTGCCAAGACTATTGAAGAAGATTATCCAAATGCAATTGGCCCTCTTCGGGCTAAAACAAATCATGTTGCATTTGCCACAATTAAAGAAAATCAAGTTAAAAAAGATAGCACAGAAATCATCAACAACACGGATCAACCCATACAGCTAAGCTTTAAAACTCCACCTCCACACTTAAGCGCGGTTATCAAACCAGCTAAAATTGCCCCAAAACAAAAGGGTTACATTGTGGTAACGTTTGATGCATCAAAAATTAAAGCATATGGGTTTGTAATGCACCGAATTTACCTAAATATCGATGGGCAAGACGACTATCGTAATTCTATTGCAGTAAGTGCTACTATGGAAGAAGATTTTTCAAAATTAACGGAGGAAGATTTAAAGAATGCTCCAGTTGTTACTTATGATCTGGAATCGTTTGATTTTGGAGACATTAAGCCAGCAACAAAAAATGAACACACCTTTACTTTAAAAAATACTGGTAAAAAAGATTTAATTATTCGCGACGTAAAAAGCTCATGTGGCTGTACTGCCGTTTCGCCTTCAAAGAACACAGTTTCGGCAGGAGAAAGTGTTCCGTTGAAAGTTGTATTCGATTCAACCGGGAAAAGCGGACGTCAGAACAAAACCATAACTGTAATTACCAACGATCCAAAAAATCCGACTTCAGTATTACGAATTTCGAGTAATATTGTAGCTCAGTAATCACAAAAATATATAACTGAAGCCGGTTCAACCTTTTGAATCGGCTTTTTTTTACCACATTCCTAAAGATTTCAATTCATCTATAACTGAAATTCTTCGTTGATCGTTACATTCGCATAAAATTATTGAACATGATTGGAGAACAACCTCATCATCATATAGAAAATGACCCAGAGTTCTCAGGGCTAAATGTAAATCAAGGTATTGAACCGTTGCCTTCGGTAAGCGAGGATTCGGTCAAACGATTTTTAAGAAATAAGAAAAAACGAACGTTATCCGTGCAACAATATGTTGATGGCATCCTGAATGGAGATATAACCACGTTGAGTCAGGCTGTTACCCTGGTCGAAAGCTCGAGACCCGAACATCAGGAGATTGCTCAGGAAATTATCGTAAAATGTTTGCCTTTCTCCGGAAATTCAGTGCGCATTGGCATTACCGGTGTTCCTGGTGTTGGTAAAAGTACATTCATTGAAGCAATGGGCAAACAAATTACTTCGCAAGGGAAAAAACTGGCAGTACTGGCTATTGATCCGAGTAGCGAGCGAACCAAAGGCAGCATACTGGGTGATAAAACACGCATGGAAGACCTTTCCATTGATCCAAATGCCTATATCCGTCCTTCTCCATCAGCCGGATCGCTTGGCGGAGTGGCCCGAAAAACCCGGGAAACGATAATTTTATGCGAGGCAGCAGGCTTTAACCACATTTTTATTGAAACTGTTGGCGTTGGACAGAGCGAAACAGCTGTTCATTCGATGGTCGATTTTTTCCTGTTATTAATGCTTGCCGGAGCTGGCGACGAATTGCAGGGAATCAAAAGGGGCATTATGGAAATGGCTGATGCGATTACCATCAACAAAGCCGATGGAAACAACATTGAAAAAGCAGGATTAGCCCGAATTCAATACCAAAATGCCTTGCATTTATTTCCGTCGCCTGAATCTGGCTGGAACCCAAAAGTTTTGACCTGTTCGGCATACATGAAAACAGGAATCACTGAAATCTGGGAAACTATTGATGAATATCTGACGCATGTGAAAAAGAATAATTATTTTCAGCATCGAAGAAACGAACAATCCAAATTCTGGATGTATGAAACAATTAACGAACAGCTACGGAATAATTTTTATCAGAACGAAAAAATCAAAGCATTAATGGCTGACTCAGAAGAAAAAGTTTTAAGAGAAGAAATTTCATCGTTTGTCGCAGCCAAAGAGTTACTCGATTTATACGATCAAATCAGGAAAAATATTTAACACACTCTAAATAACAGTTTAATGAGAAATGTATTAACAATTTTAGTATTTGCCCTGGCCGTTTTTTCGTGTCAGTCGGCAAAAGATCAGTATTCGATTAAAGGATCGATAAAGGGAGTTGAAACCGGTAAAGTATATCTGCAAAAGCTTGTTGACGGACAGCCTCAAAGCGTTGACACTGCCAATGTCGTTGGCGGCAAATTTACCTTCAAAGGTAAAATGGAAATGCCAGATATTCGGTTTCTTCGTTTAAACGAGCAAGAATATTTTGCCCAGTTCTTTCTCGATAATTCATCGATTACTGTTGTTGCAAACAAAGACAGTCTCCGTAACACCAAAATTACGGGCTCTCCAACGCATGATGTATTCAAAATTTACATTGCTGAGATGGAAAAACTGAGCAACGACGTGAAAAATCTTCAGGATAAATACCAGAGCGCCATGTCGATGAATAACACCGAAGCTGCCGAAAAAGCTAAAATCGACTATCAGGCCATGATCGACAACAATAAAGTTTACACCAAAAACTTTGTGAAAGAACATTCAAACTCAATAGTTTCAGCTTACATAACTCTTTACCAGCTTGCCAATCAGCTTGATGGTGCTGAATTAGATTCAATAACCAGTAAATTTGCTCCTGAAATCAGCAAATCAGAATATGTAGTTAAATTAAATGAACTTGTTCAGGAACAAAAGAAAACTGCAATTGGTGCCGTAGCGCCTGATTTTACAATGAATGATGCTGACGGCAAACCCATTCAATTATCCTCACTGAAAGGGAAAATTGTATTGGTTGATTTTTGGGCTTCGTGGTGCGGACCATGCCGTCAGGAAAATCCAAACGTCGTGAAAATCTATCAGCAGTATCACAGCAAAGGCTTCGAAATACTTGGTGTTTCGCTTGACAAAACTAAAGAAGATTGGTTAAAAGCAATTAAAGACGATAACCTGACGTGGCTTCACGTTTCTGACCTTCAATACTGGCAAAATGCAGCCGCCCGTTTATATGGTGTGAACGCTATTCCACAATCATTTTTGCTCGATAAAGACGGAAAAATTATTGGCAAAGGCCTGAGAGGCGAAGAGCTGGCAAAAAAACTTTCAGAATTATTTCCAAACTAATATTCTCCGGAATAGAATATCTGACAGAAGAGCCGCCCAATGCGGCTTTTCTTGTTTCTGAAATAGTAAAAAACTCGAGAGTAATTCCAATATCCGGAGAACTTTTCATCATTCAAAAGTGTTATTATCCTGTTTGATTTTAATCTAAAGAATCCATCATTTATGAGTTACGATTTAATAGTTATAGGTAGCGGTCCGGGCGGATATGTTGCTGCCATCAGAGCTGCCCAGTTAGGTTTAAACGTAGGAGTTGTCGAGAAAGAAAATTTGGGAGGAATATGCCTGAACTGGGGTTGTATTCCAACAAAATCGCTTCTGAAAAGCGCTCAGGCATTGGAATATGCCAAACATGCCGCCGATTATGGCGTCGCTATTTCAGGAGAAATAAAACCCGACTTTACAGCCATGGTAAAGCGAAGCAGAGGTGTTGCTGAAGGTATGAGCAAAGGGATTCAGTTCCTTTTCACCAAAAATAAAATTGATGTGATTAACGGCTTTGGGCGCTTAATCGATAAAAATACGGTAGAAGTGACTGACGCAACCGGAAGTCGCGCGCTTCATCCAGCCAAAAACATCATTTTGGCCACAGGCGCTCGTTCGCGCGAATTGCCGAATCTGGAACAAGACGGTGAAAAGATTATTGGTTATCGCGAAGCTATGACTTTGCCTAAACAGCCGAAGTCAATGGTAGTAGTTGGCTCGGGCGCTATAGGTAGTGAATTCGCGTACTTTTATCAAAGTATTGGAACTGATGTAACCTTAATTGAATATTTACCAAACGTGGTACCGAACGAAGACGACGAAGTTTCAAAAACGCTCGAACGCTCATTCAAAAAAATGAAAATGAAGGTTTTAACCAATGCCTCAGTAGAGTCGGTTGATACCTCGGGCGAATTGTGCAAGATTACCGTCAAAACAAAGAAAGGCGAAGAACTCATTGAGGCTGAGATTGTTTTATCAGCGGTTGGAATTGCGCCAAACATCGAAAATATTGGGATTGAAGAACTGGGAATTGTGCTTGAAAAAGGAAAAGTTAAAGTTAACGAGTTCTGCCAAACTAACGTGGATACTGTTTTTGCGATTGGCGATATCATTGCAGGACCAGCGCTGGCGCACGTTGCTTCAGCTGAGGGAATACTTTGTGTAGAAAAAATTGCAGGTTTAAATCCTCATCCGATTGACTATTCGAATATCCCTGGTTGTACATACACCAATCCTGAAGTTTCCTCACTTGGAATGACGGAACAAAAGGCACGTGAAGCCGGTCACGAAATTAAAGTGGGTAAATTTCCGTTCACCGCCAGTGGAAAAGCAAGTGCATCGGGACAGAAAGAAGGTTTTGTAAAGCTGATTTTTGATGCAAAATACGGCGAATTGCTGGGCGCGCACATGATTGGCGGAAATGTCACCGAGATGATTGCAGAACTGGTTGTTGCAAAAAAACTGGAAATAACCGGACACGAACTCATCAAATCGATTCACCCCCACCCCACCATGTCTGAAGCTATTATGGAAGCTGCCGCTGCTGCTTACGATGAGGTTATTCATCTATAATAAACTCAATCTTCTCAGAAATTCAAAATAAGTTTTGGATTTTAGAACAAGACCCAGCTTACAAAAGATTGGGTCTTGTTTTATTCGAACAATAAAGTTCTTCAGTTGAATGTTCGTAATCGCTTGATTTTCAGCAATATTGTTTTGCTTCATCATAAATATTTATATTTTTGCCTCGATTAAACTTTTAAAATCATTTTATGAAGAAATTTGCTCTCCTAATTTCTGGAGTTTTTTTGTTGATGAATACTGCTTTTGCTGGCGGAATCTTAACCAATACCAATCAAAGTGCACAATTCGTGCGAATGCTTTCCAGAAATACCTCCACTGATTTGGATGCGGTATATTTCAATCCAGCAGGATTAACTCAACTAAATAACGGCTTTTACTTTGGTCTTCATAATCAAAGCATTTTTCAAAATCGGACGATTACCAGTGGATATCCACTTTTGAATAATTCAGAATACAAAGGTGAAGTTACAGTACCCGTGTTTCCAACTGCCTTTGCTGTATATAAAAAAGACAAATGGGCATTTTCTGCTGGATTTGGACCGAATGGAGGTGGTGGAAGCGCTAAATATGGTACCGGATTACCTAGCTTTGAGAAGCTCATATCTTCAATTCCAAAATCATTAACAGCTTCTGGAATACCAACAACAGCATATTCAACCAATATTAAATTTGAAGGTTCGAGTGTATTCTGGGGAATACAGCTAAATGGAACCTATGCGATCAATGAAATTATTTCGGTCTCGGTTGGCGCCAGAATGTTGAATGCCAACAATACCTACAGTGGTTATCTGAAAGATGTAATGATCAATCCAAACTATCCGGCATTCAAAGCTTCATATACCGGAGGAATGACTTCTGCAACCCAATTTTTTGCCGATGGAAACACATTCCTGAAAGGTCTGGCAGTAAGTTCAACTACTGTTGCTACTGGTCTATCATCTGCCATCAGTGCCGGAACTCCGGCAACAACACCAGTATCTTCAATGCCTGCGGCTACAGCGGCCGCAATAACCCAATTATTAGGAGCTGCAGGAATTAGTTCAGCAGGGATGAATATTGGTACCGCAGCAGCAACTCTAAATGTTGTTGCTACCGGGTTTAACGGGAAAGCATTAGCCATGGACGCTAATTCGCTCGCCACTGCCGATAAAAATGTTGATACAAAACAAACTGGAATTGGTTTTACTCCAATCATTGGCATTGATATTCACCTCGAGAAACTGAATATCGCCCTAAAATATGAACACATGACTATTCTTGGATTGACAAATTCAACGAATGTAGATGGAACAGGTTTATTTCCAGATGGGGCAAAATCGAATAGCGATGTACCTGCTATAATTTCAGGTGGTGCTGACTATAAAGTAACCGAAAAATTAAAAGTCTCAGGTTCGTTCAACTCCTATCTCGACAAAAATGTGAATTGGGGTGGAAATGTTTACAAAGAGCAACGAACAATTGATAAAAATTATTTGGAACTGGCGTTTGGCCTCGAATACAAGTTAACCGATAATTTTGCTCTTAGCGCAGGTTATTTAAACTCGAATACTGGTGTTAGCAAACAATACCAAAGTGATTTTAGTTATAGCAACGACTCCTATACAACTGGGTTGGGATTTCAGTGGAACATGAATAAAAGACTCGTGTTTGACGCTGGTTTGATGCTGACCACTTATAAAGATGACACCAAAACATTTACAGATTATACTCCAAATTACACCGAAACCTATGGAAAAGACACGTTTACTTTTGCATTTGGGATTGGATATAAAATATTCTAATACATCATTTTGTATTATCGAAGGGTGCTTAATCGGGGGATGAGCACCCTTTTTCTTTTTCTGAAACCCGGATCTGCAACAAATTCTTCTGCGTGTTGTTAAAAACATCTCCAGTATTGAGTTAGCTTTGTTGTACCAATAGCCGGAAAATAACAACACAACCATGGAATTTAAAAATTTCACTTACATGATTCTCCTCGTGGGTTCAATTTCCGCTCCCCTGCTACTTAGTTTCGATAGGAAAGTACAGTATTATAAAAACCTGAAATACATATTCCCCGCGATTATAGTCACTGCAATTATTTTTTGGGTGTGGGACATCCGGTTTGTTGAAGCTCAAATCTGGAGTTTTAATCAGGAATATACCATTGGAGTAAACTTAATAGGTATGCCTATTGAAGAATGGCTATTCTTTATTGTTGTTCCTTATTGTTGCATGTTCATTTATGAGGTTCTCAAATATTATCTGCAAAAGTATCAGTTCGCCCATATTTTTAAGTCGCTCAGTGTGCTCCTTATTGCTGTTTTTGCGCTGGTCAGTTATTTTTTCAGACATCAGGATTATACTTTTCTGACCTTTCTCTTTTCAGCATTGTATCTAAGTTACACCCTGATCCGAAACAAATTTACACCATACATTACCAAGTTTTATTTTGCTTTTTTGGTCTCTTTAATTCCCTTTTTGGTAGTCAACGGAATTCTAACTTCGCTACCAGTTGTGAAATATAATTCAGTTCATATCCTGAATATCCGGATTATCAATATTCCTATTGAAGATTTTTCGTATTTATTTCTGCTGCTTTTAATGGTAACTACCATTTACGAAACACTCAAAGAAAGCAGGCATTACTGATTTGAACATTGAAATTCAAGCAAAATTCTCCCTTGATTGGCAAACTAAATGGTTTAAATTGCGATATTTATTCTGATGAAGAAATTAAAGATTGAAATACAAGTTACTGTTTTAACCATCTGCATTGCAGTTGCAGTAATTGTTTCAGGATATCTGGCTTATCAGAGCCTTTCCAAAATTGTGGATACCATTCACAAAGAAGCCCGTCCCGATCTTAAATTAATCCTGATTAAAGATATTGCGTCCGATTTAGGTGAAGTTGAAAACAACATACGCCTCTATAGTCTGACCAGCAATACATCTTTTTTACGTTCGTACCGCCAACTTGGCGATTCCATTCAGAAAAAACTAAAAACGCTATCCAATTATTCAGTTCCCGGGTCCGAAGAAATTTCACATATCGATTCAATCGCTTTACTTGCCAATCACAAATTACGGGTTTGGGATAAAATTAGGGCCCTGCACCGTTCAAAACCAGATACGCACAATTCATTTTCGAACCTATATTCTAAAATTGATACGGTCATTATTCAACCCGACACCATCCGATTTAAGCCTGAAGAAAAGAAAAGTTTCTTCAAGCGATTGTTTGGGAAAAAAGATACGACCACAAAACGCCCTGTTATTATCGATAAAAGCAAAGAAAAGGAAATTATAAAAAAGGAAATTGCAGGAATAGAAGAAGAAATCTCCAGTCAGGCCAATCGGTTACAAAGCAATGAAACGGATTTGTTTGAGACAAACGTTAAGATAACGCAAGAGATCAACCATCATATTAGCAGCATTGAAAATATAGAACAAGAGCGGATGGTAACCAAAACTCAGGAAGCTGATTCAATGGCCGCCGAAACCTATCGGGGAATGGCCATTTTTACCATTGCTGCGGTTCTGTTGCTCATCCTTATTCTGATCTTATTTTTCAGAAACCTTCAGAAAGACCGGACTTATCAGCAAATTCTGAGAAAAGCCAAAGCAGAAGCGGAGAGTTTGGCCAAAGCCAAAGAAATGTTTGTGGCCACAGTCAGTCACGAAATGCGGACACCAGTAAATGCCATCTACGGACTCACCGAGCAAATGCTTCGAAAAACAGATTCGCAAGAAATGACCGCCGATTTAAATGTGGTGTACAAATCGGCCGAACACCTGATTGCTCTTGTAAACGACACACTTGATTTCTCGAAAATTGAATCGCAGAAATTTAAAATTGAACAAATTGATTTTTTGCCTGATGAAATCCTGACAGAAATTCACACCCTGAATAAAGATTCGGCGCAGAAAAAAGGAATCGATTTGATCTTCAGGAATGAAACAGATAAAAATCTGGTTCTACGAGGCGATCCAATCCGACTGAAACAAATCCTGATCAATTTGATTACCAACGCCATTAAATTCACAAATCACGGTCGGGTTTCACTGTCCATTTCGGGAG is a window from the Aquipluma nitroreducens genome containing:
- a CDS encoding OmpP1/FadL family transporter; amino-acid sequence: MKKFALLISGVFLLMNTAFAGGILTNTNQSAQFVRMLSRNTSTDLDAVYFNPAGLTQLNNGFYFGLHNQSIFQNRTITSGYPLLNNSEYKGEVTVPVFPTAFAVYKKDKWAFSAGFGPNGGGGSAKYGTGLPSFEKLISSIPKSLTASGIPTTAYSTNIKFEGSSVFWGIQLNGTYAINEIISVSVGARMLNANNTYSGYLKDVMINPNYPAFKASYTGGMTSATQFFADGNTFLKGLAVSSTTVATGLSSAISAGTPATTPVSSMPAATAAAITQLLGAAGISSAGMNIGTAAATLNVVATGFNGKALAMDANSLATADKNVDTKQTGIGFTPIIGIDIHLEKLNIALKYEHMTILGLTNSTNVDGTGLFPDGAKSNSDVPAIISGGADYKVTEKLKVSGSFNSYLDKNVNWGGNVYKEQRTIDKNYLELAFGLEYKLTDNFALSAGYLNSNTGVSKQYQSDFSYSNDSYTTGLGFQWNMNKRLVFDAGLMLTTYKDDTKTFTDYTPNYTETYGKDTFTFAFGIGYKIF
- a CDS encoding lycopene cyclase domain-containing protein, translating into MEFKNFTYMILLVGSISAPLLLSFDRKVQYYKNLKYIFPAIIVTAIIFWVWDIRFVEAQIWSFNQEYTIGVNLIGMPIEEWLFFIVVPYCCMFIYEVLKYYLQKYQFAHIFKSLSVLLIAVFALVSYFFRHQDYTFLTFLFSALYLSYTLIRNKFTPYITKFYFAFLVSLIPFLVVNGILTSLPVVKYNSVHILNIRIINIPIEDFSYLFLLLLMVTTIYETLKESRHY
- a CDS encoding ATP-binding protein, whose amino-acid sequence is MKKLKIEIQVTVLTICIAVAVIVSGYLAYQSLSKIVDTIHKEARPDLKLILIKDIASDLGEVENNIRLYSLTSNTSFLRSYRQLGDSIQKKLKTLSNYSVPGSEEISHIDSIALLANHKLRVWDKIRALHRSKPDTHNSFSNLYSKIDTVIIQPDTIRFKPEEKKSFFKRLFGKKDTTTKRPVIIDKSKEKEIIKKEIAGIEEEISSQANRLQSNETDLFETNVKITQEINHHISSIENIEQERMVTKTQEADSMAAETYRGMAIFTIAAVLLLILILILFFRNLQKDRTYQQILRKAKAEAESLAKAKEMFVATVSHEMRTPVNAIYGLTEQMLRKTDSQEMTADLNVVYKSAEHLIALVNDTLDFSKIESQKFKIEQIDFLPDEILTEIHTLNKDSAQKKGIDLIFRNETDKNLVLRGDPIRLKQILINLITNAIKFTNHGRVSLSISGEKTSEQNYLLHLEVSDTGVGISEDDLQFIFDEFVQVGADLNKKQRGAGLGLSIVKKLVQLQDGEINVESTPGKGTRFILKIPYKYGDPKNIRYIKPEHIQIPSWFRSLHFLIVDDEEFNLYLIKGILNKWGVSFTEAYNGKEAVELVKENAYDLILIDIQMPIMDGYEAANQILQNRPSSKIIALTATTKSVDIHKMESSGIHAFLQKPFAESDLLSNILKIVPEESEKSSQEIISREPSIDLDELERMAAGDTDFFDEMLRIFIRSSEEAQVKFQMNLQNSDWNAITESAHKLAAPAKHLQATALYDHLKQLENRAENTPPEEIKNLIGLIDADIKHINSILKQKLKRE